From a single Phalacrocorax aristotelis chromosome 1, bGulAri2.1, whole genome shotgun sequence genomic region:
- the USP16 gene encoding ubiquitin carboxyl-terminal hydrolase 16 isoform X2 encodes MGKKRIKGKTAQSESLDTPEPVCKHIRKGLEQGHLKKALLNVEWHVCQDCKADNKTQEKSEEETDESPSIWLCLKCGHRGCGRNSQEQHALKHYTTPRSEPHCLVLSLDNWSVWCYICDNEVLYSTSTRLGQTVDYVRKQVCADSSRTEKQENKEFENKKVEKDIKNEQEKEVSLKEENSHTSTNSEVTVKGLSNLGNTCFFNAVMQNLSQTPVLRELVKEVKMPGTTIKIESPELFMEPQLIKLDQPGPLTVAMYQFLTEMQEPKKGVVTPKELFAQVCKKAIRFKGYQQQDSHELLRYLLDGMRAEVVQQISVGILKALTDSNKQNEEEIKRKIREYEKKKGIQSFVDRIFGGELTSTIMCEECRTVSLVHESFLDLSLPILDDQKVKITNERNIKKTKDAPEEEEDKNNDCYLKQRDEPPGTSKHLQKKAKKQAKKQAKSQRRQQKLQGKVLHLTDICATEQSEKDVENNQESEAEINSETPDMKQEEESSNDCKDHCLTQKDLSIQGNSTEIQSMHGNTGKPEQECVENEFLMDLPMEDLDSPIKFLNGLDNSSLKDEDDENEDEEEFTTDFSKLHLDTSAESDTNIFDDLQTAPIKLREVSTEDPETAFCTLANREDLNPEEGSIHHCLCQFTRNEKLTENNKLLCEICTQRHYGPKKNMKSEKYVYTNAQKQMLISLAPPILTLHLKRFQQAGFNLRKVNRHIKFPEVIDLAPFCTVKCKNVAEGHTKVLYSLYGVVEHSGTMRSGHYTAYAKMRSMNNHLSDLVLRGQSPQALETEPVKGQWFHISDTHVQAVSASKVLSSQAYLLFYERLL; translated from the exons ATGGGGAAGAAACGCATCAAAGGCAAAACTGCACAATCTGAGTCTCTGGATACTCCGG aaCCTGTATGCAAGCATATTCGTAAAGGACTGGAGCAAGGTCATCTGAAAAAGGCACTGCTGAACGTGGAATGGCATGTTTGTCAGGACTGCAAAGCAGACAATAAGACACAAGAGAAATCTGAGGAGGAGACTGACGAAAGTCCTTCAATATGGTTATGTCTAAAATGTGGCCATAGG GGCTGTGGCAGAAATTCTCAAGAACAGCATGCTTTAAAGCATTATACAACACCAAGATCGGAGCCCCATTGTTTGGTTCTCAGTTTGGACAACTGGAGTGTGTG GTGCTACATATGTGATAATGAAGTCCTATACAGCACTTCAACCCGATTGGGTCAGACTGTGGATTACGTTAGAAAACAAGTTTGTGCTGACTCATCACGTACAG aaaaacaagagaacaaagaatttgaaaataaaaaagtagaaaaagacatcaaaaatgagcaagaaaaagaagtctcGCTTAAAGAAGAGAATTCTCATACAAGTACTAACTCGGAAGTGACTGTGAAAGGACTTAGTAACTTGGGGAATACATGTTTCTTTAATGCAGTGATGCAG AATTTGTCACAAACTCCAGTCCTGAGGGAGCTGGTTAAAGAAGTTAAAATGCCTGGCACAACAATTAAAATTGAGTCACCTGAGTTATTCATG gAACCTCAGCTGATAAAACTAGATCAGCCAGGTCCTTTGACAGTAGCCATGTATCAGTTCCTGACAGAAATGCAAGAGCCAAAAAAAGGGGTAGTTACTCCTAAGGAACTTTTTGCTCAGGTTTGTAAAAA AGCGATAAGATTTAAAGGTTATCAGCAGCAAGACAGTCATGAATTGCTTCGTTACTTACTTGATGGAATGAGAGCAGAAGTGGTCCAG cAAATAAGTGTTGGAATACTGAAGGCACTGACTGACTCtaacaaacaaaatgaagaagaaattaaaaggaaaattagag aatatgaaaagaaaaaaggaatacaaAGTTTTGTAGATCGAATCTTTGGTGGAGAATTAACCAGTACGATTATGTGTGAGGAGTGCAGAACT gtaTCCTTGGTCCATGAGTCTTTCCTTGATTTGTCACTTCCCATACTGGATGATCAG aaagtaaaaattacaaatgagagaaacattaaaaaaaccaaagacgcacctgaagaagaggaggacaAAAACAATGACTGTTACCTTAAGCAGAGAGATGAGCCCCCTGGTACAAGCAAGCACcttcagaaaaaagcaaagaaacaggcCAAAAAACAAGCCAAG AGCCAGCGCCGTCAGCAAAAACTTCAAGGAAAGGTGCTTCACTTGACAGATATCTGTGCAACTGAACAGTCAGAAAAAGACGTCGAGAATAACCAAGAATCAGAGGCAGAAATTAACTCTGAAACTCCTGATATGAAGCAAGAAGAAGAATCATCAAATGACTGCAAAGATCACTGCTTAACTCAAAAAGACTTGAGTATACAGGGAAATAGTACAGAAATTCAGAGTATGCATGGAAATACAGGAAAGCCAGAACAAGAGTGTGTAGAAAATGAGTTTCTCATGGATCTCCCTATGGAAGACTTAGATTCTCCTATAAAATTTCTCAATGGCCTTGACAACTCATCTTTGAAAGATGAGGATGATGAAAATGAAGATGAGGAAGAGTTCACTACCGACTTTTCAAAACTACACTTGGATACCAGTGCTGAATCTGATACGAATATCTTTGATGACCTTCAGACTGCTCCCATCAAGTTGCGTGAAGTGTCAACTGAAGATCCAGAAACAGCGTTTTGTACTCTTGCAAACAGGGAAGATCTGAACCCTGAAGAAGGTTCAATCCATCACTGTTTGTGTCAATTTACCCGTAATGAAAAACTTACTGAGAACAATAAACTACTCTGTGAAATATGTACACAAAGACATTATGGACCAAAGAAGAACATGAAAA gtGAAAAGTATGTTTATACTAATGCCCAAAAGCAGATGCTAATCTCTCTTGCTCCTCCAATTTTAACTCTTCACTTAAAGAGGTTTCAGCAG GCTGGATTTAATCTACGGAAGGTTAACAGGCATATCAAGTTTCCAGAAGTGATAGACTTGGCTCCTTTCTGTACAGTTAAATGCAAA AACGTGGCTGAAGGGCATACAAAAGTACTCTACTCTCTCTATGGAGTTGTGGAACATAGTGGAACAATGAGGTCTGGGCACTACACTGCTTATGCTAAAATGAGAAGCATGAACAACCATCTCTCTGATCTTGTCCTTCGAGGACAGTCTCCTCAAG CTTTAGAAACTGAGCCAGTAAAAGGACAGTGGTTCCACATCAGCGATACCCACGTACAAGCCGTGTCTGCATCGAAGGTGCTGAGCTCGCAAGCCTATCTCCTTTTCTATGAGCGACTGCTGTAA
- the CCT8 gene encoding T-complex protein 1 subunit theta isoform X2 — translation MALHVPKAPGFAQMLKEGAKHYSGLEEAVYRNIQACKELAQTTRTAYGPNGMNKMVINHLEKLFVTNDAATILRELEVQHPAAKMLVMASHMQEQEVGDGTNFVLVFAGVLLELAEDLLRMGLSVSEVIEGYEKACKKALEILPDLVCCSAKNLRDVEEVASLLHTSVMSKQYGNERFLAKLIAQACVSILPDSGHFNVDNIRVCKIVGAGISASSVLHGMVFKKETEGDVTSVKDAKIAVYSCPFDSMITETKGTVLIKNAEELMNFSKGEENLMDLQVKAIADSGANVVVTGGKVADMALHYANKYNIMLVRLNSKWDLRRLCKTVGATALPRLTPPTLEEMGHCDSVYLSEVGDTQVVVFKHEKEDGAISTILIRGSTDNLMDDIERAVDDGVNTFKVLTRDKRLVPGGGATEIELAKQITSYGETCPGLDQYAIKKFAEAFEAIPRALAENSGVKANEVISKLYAVHQEGNKNVGFDIEAEAAAVKDMLEAGVLDTYLGKSWGIKLATNAAVTVLRVDQIIMAKPAGGPKPPSGKKDWDEDQND, via the exons ATGGCGCTGCACGTCCCCAAGGCCCCGGGCTTCGCCCAGATGCTCAAGGAGGGGGCGAAG cattATTCAGGACTCGAAGAAGCTGTCTATAGGAACATCCAGGCATGCAAAGAACTTGCTCAGACCACCCGTACAGCTTATGGACCAAATG GAATGAACAAAATGGTTATCAATCATTTGGAGAAGCTTTTTGTTACAAATGATGCTGCTACTATCTTGAGAGAGCTAGAG GTTCAGCATCCAGCTGCAAAAATGCTTGTGATGGCTTCCCACATGCAAGAGCAAGAAGTTGGAGATGGAACAAACTTTGTCCTTGTTTTTGCTGGAGTTCTTCTGGAGTTAGCAGAAGACCTTCTGAGAATGGGGTTATCAGTGTCAGAG GTGATTGAAGGATATGAAAAGGCTTGCAAGAAAGCGCTAGAAATTCTTCCAGACTTGGtgtgctgctctgcaaagaACCTTCGAGATGTTGAAGAAGTGGCATCTTTGTTGCACACTTCAGTGATGAGCAAACAATATGGCAACGAACGTTTTTTGGCAAAGCTTATTGCTCAGGCCTGTG TTTCTATTCTTCCTGATTCTGGTCATTTCAACGTCGATAACATCAGAGTGTGCAAAATTGTG GGTGCTGGTATCTCTGCTTCCTCAGTACTGCATGgaatggtttttaaaaaggaaactgaaggaGATGTTACTTCTGTCAAAGATGCAAAAATAGCTGTGTATTCCTGCCCTTTTGATAGTATGATAACTGAAACTAAG GGCACCGTACTTATAAAGAATGCTGAAGAACTGATGAATTTCAGtaagggagaagaaaatctaATGGATCTGCAAGTCAAAGCTATTGCTGATAGTGGTGCAAATGTAGTAGTAACAGGTGGCAAAGTGgcagacatggcacttcatTATGCCAACAAATACAATATTATGCTAGTCAG gttGAACTCAAAGTGGGATCTGAGAAGACTCTGCAAAACTGTTGGTGCAACAGCCCTACCCAGACTG actcCCCCTACTCTAGAAGAAATGGGTCACTGTGATAGTGTATATTTATCGGAGGTTGGAGATACTCAAGTTGTTGTGTTTAAGCACG AAAAGGAGGATGGTGCCATTTCTACTATACTGATTCGTGGATCTACAGACAATCTGATGGATGACATAGAGAGAGCAGTGGATGATGGTGTAAATACTTTCAAAGTACTCACAAGG GATAAACGTCTTGTTCCTGGAGGTGGTGCAACGGAGATTGAATTAGCCAAGCAGATCACGTCTTACGGAGAG ACTTGTCCTGGGCTTGACCAATATGCCATCAAGAAGTTTGCTGAGGCATTTGAAGCCATTCCTCGAGCACTGGCAGAAAACTCTGGAGTAAAGGCTAATGAGGTCATCTCCAAACTTTACGCTGTGCATCAGGAAGGGAACAAAAATGTTGGATTTGATATTGAG gctgaagctgctgctgtgaagGATATGTTGGAAGCTGGGGTATTAGACACGTACCTTGGGAAATCCTGGGGTATCAAGCTAGCTACAAATGCAGCAGTAACTGTCCTAAGGGTAGATCAG ATCATTATGGCAAAACCGGCTGGTGGCCCTAAACCTCCATCAGGAAAGAAAGACTGGGATGAAGACCAAAACGATTGA
- the USP16 gene encoding ubiquitin carboxyl-terminal hydrolase 16 isoform X1, which yields MGKKRIKGKTAQSESLDTPEPVCKHIRKGLEQGHLKKALLNVEWHVCQDCKADNKTQEKSEEETDESPSIWLCLKCGHRGCGRNSQEQHALKHYTTPRSEPHCLVLSLDNWSVWCYICDNEVLYSTSTRLGQTVDYVRKQVCADSSRTVEKQENKEFENKKVEKDIKNEQEKEVSLKEENSHTSTNSEVTVKGLSNLGNTCFFNAVMQNLSQTPVLRELVKEVKMPGTTIKIESPELFMEPQLIKLDQPGPLTVAMYQFLTEMQEPKKGVVTPKELFAQVCKKAIRFKGYQQQDSHELLRYLLDGMRAEVVQQISVGILKALTDSNKQNEEEIKRKIREYEKKKGIQSFVDRIFGGELTSTIMCEECRTVSLVHESFLDLSLPILDDQKVKITNERNIKKTKDAPEEEEDKNNDCYLKQRDEPPGTSKHLQKKAKKQAKKQAKSQRRQQKLQGKVLHLTDICATEQSEKDVENNQESEAEINSETPDMKQEEESSNDCKDHCLTQKDLSIQGNSTEIQSMHGNTGKPEQECVENEFLMDLPMEDLDSPIKFLNGLDNSSLKDEDDENEDEEEFTTDFSKLHLDTSAESDTNIFDDLQTAPIKLREVSTEDPETAFCTLANREDLNPEEGSIHHCLCQFTRNEKLTENNKLLCEICTQRHYGPKKNMKSEKYVYTNAQKQMLISLAPPILTLHLKRFQQAGFNLRKVNRHIKFPEVIDLAPFCTVKCKNVAEGHTKVLYSLYGVVEHSGTMRSGHYTAYAKMRSMNNHLSDLVLRGQSPQALETEPVKGQWFHISDTHVQAVSASKVLSSQAYLLFYERLL from the exons ATGGGGAAGAAACGCATCAAAGGCAAAACTGCACAATCTGAGTCTCTGGATACTCCGG aaCCTGTATGCAAGCATATTCGTAAAGGACTGGAGCAAGGTCATCTGAAAAAGGCACTGCTGAACGTGGAATGGCATGTTTGTCAGGACTGCAAAGCAGACAATAAGACACAAGAGAAATCTGAGGAGGAGACTGACGAAAGTCCTTCAATATGGTTATGTCTAAAATGTGGCCATAGG GGCTGTGGCAGAAATTCTCAAGAACAGCATGCTTTAAAGCATTATACAACACCAAGATCGGAGCCCCATTGTTTGGTTCTCAGTTTGGACAACTGGAGTGTGTG GTGCTACATATGTGATAATGAAGTCCTATACAGCACTTCAACCCGATTGGGTCAGACTGTGGATTACGTTAGAAAACAAGTTTGTGCTGACTCATCACGTACAG tagaaaaacaagagaacaaagaatttgaaaataaaaaagtagaaaaagacatcaaaaatgagcaagaaaaagaagtctcGCTTAAAGAAGAGAATTCTCATACAAGTACTAACTCGGAAGTGACTGTGAAAGGACTTAGTAACTTGGGGAATACATGTTTCTTTAATGCAGTGATGCAG AATTTGTCACAAACTCCAGTCCTGAGGGAGCTGGTTAAAGAAGTTAAAATGCCTGGCACAACAATTAAAATTGAGTCACCTGAGTTATTCATG gAACCTCAGCTGATAAAACTAGATCAGCCAGGTCCTTTGACAGTAGCCATGTATCAGTTCCTGACAGAAATGCAAGAGCCAAAAAAAGGGGTAGTTACTCCTAAGGAACTTTTTGCTCAGGTTTGTAAAAA AGCGATAAGATTTAAAGGTTATCAGCAGCAAGACAGTCATGAATTGCTTCGTTACTTACTTGATGGAATGAGAGCAGAAGTGGTCCAG cAAATAAGTGTTGGAATACTGAAGGCACTGACTGACTCtaacaaacaaaatgaagaagaaattaaaaggaaaattagag aatatgaaaagaaaaaaggaatacaaAGTTTTGTAGATCGAATCTTTGGTGGAGAATTAACCAGTACGATTATGTGTGAGGAGTGCAGAACT gtaTCCTTGGTCCATGAGTCTTTCCTTGATTTGTCACTTCCCATACTGGATGATCAG aaagtaaaaattacaaatgagagaaacattaaaaaaaccaaagacgcacctgaagaagaggaggacaAAAACAATGACTGTTACCTTAAGCAGAGAGATGAGCCCCCTGGTACAAGCAAGCACcttcagaaaaaagcaaagaaacaggcCAAAAAACAAGCCAAG AGCCAGCGCCGTCAGCAAAAACTTCAAGGAAAGGTGCTTCACTTGACAGATATCTGTGCAACTGAACAGTCAGAAAAAGACGTCGAGAATAACCAAGAATCAGAGGCAGAAATTAACTCTGAAACTCCTGATATGAAGCAAGAAGAAGAATCATCAAATGACTGCAAAGATCACTGCTTAACTCAAAAAGACTTGAGTATACAGGGAAATAGTACAGAAATTCAGAGTATGCATGGAAATACAGGAAAGCCAGAACAAGAGTGTGTAGAAAATGAGTTTCTCATGGATCTCCCTATGGAAGACTTAGATTCTCCTATAAAATTTCTCAATGGCCTTGACAACTCATCTTTGAAAGATGAGGATGATGAAAATGAAGATGAGGAAGAGTTCACTACCGACTTTTCAAAACTACACTTGGATACCAGTGCTGAATCTGATACGAATATCTTTGATGACCTTCAGACTGCTCCCATCAAGTTGCGTGAAGTGTCAACTGAAGATCCAGAAACAGCGTTTTGTACTCTTGCAAACAGGGAAGATCTGAACCCTGAAGAAGGTTCAATCCATCACTGTTTGTGTCAATTTACCCGTAATGAAAAACTTACTGAGAACAATAAACTACTCTGTGAAATATGTACACAAAGACATTATGGACCAAAGAAGAACATGAAAA gtGAAAAGTATGTTTATACTAATGCCCAAAAGCAGATGCTAATCTCTCTTGCTCCTCCAATTTTAACTCTTCACTTAAAGAGGTTTCAGCAG GCTGGATTTAATCTACGGAAGGTTAACAGGCATATCAAGTTTCCAGAAGTGATAGACTTGGCTCCTTTCTGTACAGTTAAATGCAAA AACGTGGCTGAAGGGCATACAAAAGTACTCTACTCTCTCTATGGAGTTGTGGAACATAGTGGAACAATGAGGTCTGGGCACTACACTGCTTATGCTAAAATGAGAAGCATGAACAACCATCTCTCTGATCTTGTCCTTCGAGGACAGTCTCCTCAAG CTTTAGAAACTGAGCCAGTAAAAGGACAGTGGTTCCACATCAGCGATACCCACGTACAAGCCGTGTCTGCATCGAAGGTGCTGAGCTCGCAAGCCTATCTCCTTTTCTATGAGCGACTGCTGTAA
- the CCT8 gene encoding T-complex protein 1 subunit theta isoform X1, with protein sequence MALHVPKAPGFAQMLKEGAKHYSGLEEAVYRNIQACKELAQTTRTAYGPNGMNKMVINHLEKLFVTNDAATILRELEVQHPAAKMLVMASHMQEQEVGDGTNFVLVFAGVLLELAEDLLRMGLSVSEVIEGYEKACKKALEILPDLVCCSAKNLRDVEEVASLLHTSVMSKQYGNERFLAKLIAQACVSILPDSGHFNVDNIRVCKIVGAGISASSVLHGMVFKKETEGDVTSVKDAKIAVYSCPFDSMITETKGTVLIKNAEELMNFSKGEENLMDLQVKAIADSGANVVVTGGKVADMALHYANKYNIMLVRLNSKWDLRRLCKTVGATALPRLTPPTLEEMGHCDSVYLSEVGDTQVVVFKHEKEDGAISTILIRGSTDNLMDDIERAVDDGVNTFKVLTRDKRLVPGGGATEIELAKQITSYGETCPGLDQYAIKKFAEAFEAIPRALAENSGVKANEVISKLYAVHQEGNKNVGFDIEAEAAAVKDMLEAGVLDTYLGKSWGIKLATNAAVTVLRVDQIIMAKTAGGPKAPKQQGHWDKDDWKDEPEI encoded by the exons ATGGCGCTGCACGTCCCCAAGGCCCCGGGCTTCGCCCAGATGCTCAAGGAGGGGGCGAAG cattATTCAGGACTCGAAGAAGCTGTCTATAGGAACATCCAGGCATGCAAAGAACTTGCTCAGACCACCCGTACAGCTTATGGACCAAATG GAATGAACAAAATGGTTATCAATCATTTGGAGAAGCTTTTTGTTACAAATGATGCTGCTACTATCTTGAGAGAGCTAGAG GTTCAGCATCCAGCTGCAAAAATGCTTGTGATGGCTTCCCACATGCAAGAGCAAGAAGTTGGAGATGGAACAAACTTTGTCCTTGTTTTTGCTGGAGTTCTTCTGGAGTTAGCAGAAGACCTTCTGAGAATGGGGTTATCAGTGTCAGAG GTGATTGAAGGATATGAAAAGGCTTGCAAGAAAGCGCTAGAAATTCTTCCAGACTTGGtgtgctgctctgcaaagaACCTTCGAGATGTTGAAGAAGTGGCATCTTTGTTGCACACTTCAGTGATGAGCAAACAATATGGCAACGAACGTTTTTTGGCAAAGCTTATTGCTCAGGCCTGTG TTTCTATTCTTCCTGATTCTGGTCATTTCAACGTCGATAACATCAGAGTGTGCAAAATTGTG GGTGCTGGTATCTCTGCTTCCTCAGTACTGCATGgaatggtttttaaaaaggaaactgaaggaGATGTTACTTCTGTCAAAGATGCAAAAATAGCTGTGTATTCCTGCCCTTTTGATAGTATGATAACTGAAACTAAG GGCACCGTACTTATAAAGAATGCTGAAGAACTGATGAATTTCAGtaagggagaagaaaatctaATGGATCTGCAAGTCAAAGCTATTGCTGATAGTGGTGCAAATGTAGTAGTAACAGGTGGCAAAGTGgcagacatggcacttcatTATGCCAACAAATACAATATTATGCTAGTCAG gttGAACTCAAAGTGGGATCTGAGAAGACTCTGCAAAACTGTTGGTGCAACAGCCCTACCCAGACTG actcCCCCTACTCTAGAAGAAATGGGTCACTGTGATAGTGTATATTTATCGGAGGTTGGAGATACTCAAGTTGTTGTGTTTAAGCACG AAAAGGAGGATGGTGCCATTTCTACTATACTGATTCGTGGATCTACAGACAATCTGATGGATGACATAGAGAGAGCAGTGGATGATGGTGTAAATACTTTCAAAGTACTCACAAGG GATAAACGTCTTGTTCCTGGAGGTGGTGCAACGGAGATTGAATTAGCCAAGCAGATCACGTCTTACGGAGAG ACTTGTCCTGGGCTTGACCAATATGCCATCAAGAAGTTTGCTGAGGCATTTGAAGCCATTCCTCGAGCACTGGCAGAAAACTCTGGAGTAAAGGCTAATGAGGTCATCTCCAAACTTTACGCTGTGCATCAGGAAGGGAACAAAAATGTTGGATTTGATATTGAG gctgaagctgctgctgtgaagGATATGTTGGAAGCTGGGGTATTAGACACGTACCTTGGGAAATCCTGGGGTATCAAGCTAGCTACAAATGCAGCAGTAACTGTCCTAAGGGTAGATCAG ATTATTATGGCAAAAACAGCAGGAGGTCCAAAAGCCCCTAAGCAGCAAGGACATTGGGATAAGGATGACTGGAAAGATGAGCCTGAAATTTAG